From a single Phalacrocorax carbo chromosome 10, bPhaCar2.1, whole genome shotgun sequence genomic region:
- the MRTFB gene encoding myocardin-related transcription factor B isoform X2, with amino-acid sequence MIDSSKKQQQGFSEILPAGDVKPLKEKECLEVNSQKSLKEVLQLRLQQRRTREQLVDQGIMPPLKSPAAFHEQIKSLERARTENFLKHKIRSRPDRSELVRMHILEETFAEPSLQATQMKLKRARLADDLNEKIAQRPGPMELVEKNILPVDSSVKEAIIAVGQENYPQALDDYSFDEDSSDGLSPDQPASQESQGSAASPGEPKASDSSSPITPNATTSAQYPPLTSPVPDFLKTPSTIEQQVTRSTATTTLATNTVSAAKPGPTLVKQSHPKNPNDKHRSKKCKEPKPRVKKLKYHQYIPPDQKGEKNEPQMDSNYARLLQQQQLFLQLQILSQQQQHYNYQTILPAPLKPLNDKQSSNGNTPLNTLNNSTPTSAASSPRQNSSVPSRKPGPLPSSLDDLKVAELKMELKLRGLPVSGTKTDLIERLKPYQDLNNNGVATSSSVTVTTSTGATGNTGEVTVAFPVATLNKPVANTISSFPPEKTSTGPGCKVVNTENISSPLPISPSPSEQSSLSTDDTSMADTFTEMMTMVSPSQFLSTSPLRANMSEDSQNRSSGSISTMEFDVAEKDRKLQEKEKQIEELKRKLEQEQKLVEVLKMQLEVEKRGQQQQSQASGNSAALEQKQFSAAVKDENALTACSSTSQSVPVASHSLGQSVYTSGQNPLAKKAVVIKQEIPVAKAEPQNAISQFYVHPQRQPQTAVVAQPQALLTTQGTAQLLLPLSIQGPNSTAAVQLPVGNIKLQAQSQAGIQTPSQIPAPISSSGLVQTAPQMHTPQSNQNTITQHALGQTQQIRKVFPPTTSNTVFSYQTAPVTTPSQSFINKTSNSNIHSGGNQVPSVQNGPATHNKPGSPSQAQPYIVQQSLFNSTVSKTKDPPRYEEAIKQTRNIQTSHRELSSAQSQQMDDLFDILIKSGEISLPIKEEPSPISKMRPVTANITTMPVNTVISRPPPQIQMAPPPVSLEPTTSLSISLENQLEALLDGTLPSGNEMPQLTSSNEDRESFSLIEDLQNDLLNHSSILDHSHSPMETSDPQFTTNNSCLSLDLPDTNLDNMEWLDITMPSSSSGLTPLSSTAPSVFSTDFLDPQDLQLHWD; translated from the exons tACTTCAGCTGAGGCTACAACAAAGACGGACACGAGAACAGCTGGTGGACCAGGGCATCATGCCAC CTTTGAAAAGTCCAGCTGCATTCCATGAGCAGATAAAGAGCCTGGAGCGAGCCAGG actgaaaattttttGAAGCACAAGATTCGCAGCAGGCCAGACCGGTCTGAGCTGGTCAGAATGCACATCCTGGAAG AGACCTTTGCAGAGCCTTCGCTACAAGCCACTCAGATGAAACTGAAGAGAGCTCGGTTGGCAGATGATCTGAATGAGAAGATTGCTCAGAGGCCTGGCCCTATGGAActggtagaaaaaaatattcttcctgtAGACTCCAGCGTTAAAGAAGCAATTATAG CAGTTGGACAAGAGAATTATCCTCAAGCTTTGGATGATTATTCATTTGATGAAGACAGCAGTGATGGTTTATCACCAGATCAGCCAGCCAGCCAAGAATCCCAGGGTTCAGCAGCTTCCCCTGGTGAGCCAAAAGCAAGTGACTCATCATCACCAATAACACCAAATGCTACTACGTCAGCACAG TATCCACCTTTAACCTCTCCAGTTCCTGACTTTCTCAAAACTCCCTCTACAATCGAACAGCAGGTCACACGTTCTACTGCTACAACCACGCTGGCGACAAATACTGTATCTGCAGCAAAGCCTGGGCCAACGTTAGTAAAG CAAAGCCACCCAAAGAACCCAAACGATAAGCATCGGAGCAAGAAATGTAAAGAACCGAAGCCAAGGGTGAAAAAACTGAAGTATCATCAATATATTCCACCTGATCAGAAAGGTGAGAAAAATGAGCCACAGATGGACTCCAACTATGCTCGTCTGCTACAACAGCAGCAACTGTTTTTGCAGCTGCAGATCCTGAGCCAACAGCAACAACACTACAACTACCAGACAATTCTACCTGCACCGCTGAA GCCACTGAATGACAAACAGAGTAGCAATGGGAATACGCCACTGAATACTTTGAACAACAGTACACCGACATCAGCTGCCAGCTCACCAAGACAGAACAGTAGTGTTCCTAGCCGGAAACCAGGACCTCTGCCTTCAAGCTTGGATGACTTGAAG GTAGCAGAGCTTAAAATGGAGTTGAAATTGAGAGGATTACCGGTGTCTGGAACAAAAACAGATCTTATTGAGCGTCTGAAACCCTATCAAGATCTTAATAACAATGGGGTTGCTACTAGTAGCTCTGTTACAGTAACCACTTCTACTGGGGCCACAGGTAACACTGGGGAGGTGACTGTGGCATTTCCTGTTGCAACACTAAATAAACCAGTGGCTAATACAATATCCAGCTTTCCTCCAGAAAAAACATCTACTGGACCTGGCTGCAAAGTagtaaatactgaaaacattaGCTCTCCTTTGCCTATATCTCCTTCCCCTTCAGAACAATCTAGTCTAAGCACAGATGATACTAGTATGGCAGATACTTTCACAGAAATGATGACCATGGTGTCACCATCCCAGTTCTTAAGTACTTCACCACTAAGAGCAAATATGAGTGAAGATAGTCAGAATCGCAGTAGTGGAAGCATCTCAACCATGGAGTTTGATGTCGCAGAAAAGGACCGCAAgcttcaagaaaaagaaaagcagattgaAGAGCTCAAAAGGAAACTGGAACAAGAGCAAAAACTTGTGGAAGTACTGAAAATGCAACTTGAGGTTGAAAAACGCGGACAACAGCAACAGTCTCAAGCTTCTGGTAACTCAGCTGCTTTGGAACAGAAACAATTCAGTGCTGCTGTCAAAGATGAAAATGCTCTTACTGCCTGTTCTAGTACAAGTCAATCTGTACCCGTAGCTAGTCATTCTTTAGGACAATCAGTATATACTAGTGGCCAGAATCCACTTGCCAAAAAGGCAGTTGTTATCAAGCAGGAGATACCTGTGGCCAAAGCTGAACCTCAGAATGCCATTTCTCAATTTTATGTTCATCCACAGAGGCAGCCGCAAACTGCCGTTGTTGCCCAACCTCAAGCTTTATTAACTACCCAAGGAACTGCGCAGCTGCTCCTTCCACTCTCTATCCAGGGACCGAATTCTACCGCTGCAGTGCAGCTACCAGTTGGAAATATAAAGTTGCAG GCTCAATCACAAGCTGGAATACAGACCCCATCACAAATACCTGCTCCTATTTCTTCCTCTGGCCTGGTCCAGACAGCACCTCAGATGCATACTCCACAATCAAACCAAAATACCATCACGCAGCATGCACTTGGTCAGACCCAACAAATCCGAAAG GTTTTTCCACCTACCACAtcaaatacagtattttcctATCAGACTGCACCAGTTACAACACCTTCACAatcttttattaataaaacatcAAACTCTAACATTCACAGTGGTGGCAATCAGGTTCCCTCTGTGCAGAATGGACCTGCTACTCATAATAAG CCTGGCTCTCCATCTCAAGCCCAGCCTTATATTGTTCAACAATCCCTCTTCAACAGCACAGTATCCAAGACAAAAGATCCCCCTCGTTATGAAGAGGCCATAAAACAGACTCGCAATATTCAGACATCACACCGTGAG CTTTCCAGCGCACAAAGTCAGCAGATGGACGATCTTTTTGATATTCTCATCAAGAGTGGAG AGATTTCCCTTCCAATAAAGGAGGAACCATCTCCCATTTCTAAAATGAGACCAGTAACAGCCAACATCACTACAATGCCAGTGAATACAGTGATATCCCGCCCACCACCACAAATCCAGATGGCCCCTCCTCCTGTGTCCTTAGAACCAACAACCAGCTTGTCTATAAGTTTGGAAAACCAACTTGAAGCCCTCTTGGATGGAACTTTACCATCAGGTAATGAAATGCCTCAACTGACAAGCAGTAATGAGGACAGAGagtcattttctttaattgaagACCTCCAGAATGATCTGCTTAATCACTCCAGCATTTTAGATCACTCTCATTCACCCATGGAAACATCTGACCCCCAGTTTACCACAAATAATTCTTGTCTGTCTCTTGACCTTCCCGATACAAATCTGGACAATATGGAATGGCTAGACATTACAATGCCCAGCTCCTCGTCTGGACTCACTCCTCTCAGTTCTACTGCCCCCAGCGTGTTTTCCACTGACTTTCTAGATCCACAAGATCTACAGTTGCACTGGGATTAA
- the MRTFB gene encoding myocardin-related transcription factor B isoform X1 yields the protein MDHLGTADAEDDSGALARLAPSPHSEAVAHEFKELSLQPNQYLPPLNERKNVLQLRLQQRRTREQLVDQGIMPPLKSPAAFHEQIKSLERARTENFLKHKIRSRPDRSELVRMHILEETFAEPSLQATQMKLKRARLADDLNEKIAQRPGPMELVEKNILPVDSSVKEAIIAVGQENYPQALDDYSFDEDSSDGLSPDQPASQESQGSAASPGEPKASDSSSPITPNATTSAQYPPLTSPVPDFLKTPSTIEQQVTRSTATTTLATNTVSAAKPGPTLVKQSHPKNPNDKHRSKKCKEPKPRVKKLKYHQYIPPDQKGEKNEPQMDSNYARLLQQQQLFLQLQILSQQQQHYNYQTILPAPLKPLNDKQSSNGNTPLNTLNNSTPTSAASSPRQNSSVPSRKPGPLPSSLDDLKVAELKMELKLRGLPVSGTKTDLIERLKPYQDLNNNGVATSSSVTVTTSTGATGNTGEVTVAFPVATLNKPVANTISSFPPEKTSTGPGCKVVNTENISSPLPISPSPSEQSSLSTDDTSMADTFTEMMTMVSPSQFLSTSPLRANMSEDSQNRSSGSISTMEFDVAEKDRKLQEKEKQIEELKRKLEQEQKLVEVLKMQLEVEKRGQQQQSQASGNSAALEQKQFSAAVKDENALTACSSTSQSVPVASHSLGQSVYTSGQNPLAKKAVVIKQEIPVAKAEPQNAISQFYVHPQRQPQTAVVAQPQALLTTQGTAQLLLPLSIQGPNSTAAVQLPVGNIKLQAQSQAGIQTPSQIPAPISSSGLVQTAPQMHTPQSNQNTITQHALGQTQQIRKVFPPTTSNTVFSYQTAPVTTPSQSFINKTSNSNIHSGGNQVPSVQNGPATHNKPGSPSQAQPYIVQQSLFNSTVSKTKDPPRYEEAIKQTRNIQTSHRELSSAQSQQMDDLFDILIKSGEISLPIKEEPSPISKMRPVTANITTMPVNTVISRPPPQIQMAPPPVSLEPTTSLSISLENQLEALLDGTLPSGNEMPQLTSSNEDRESFSLIEDLQNDLLNHSSILDHSHSPMETSDPQFTTNNSCLSLDLPDTNLDNMEWLDITMPSSSSGLTPLSSTAPSVFSTDFLDPQDLQLHWD from the exons tACTTCAGCTGAGGCTACAACAAAGACGGACACGAGAACAGCTGGTGGACCAGGGCATCATGCCAC CTTTGAAAAGTCCAGCTGCATTCCATGAGCAGATAAAGAGCCTGGAGCGAGCCAGG actgaaaattttttGAAGCACAAGATTCGCAGCAGGCCAGACCGGTCTGAGCTGGTCAGAATGCACATCCTGGAAG AGACCTTTGCAGAGCCTTCGCTACAAGCCACTCAGATGAAACTGAAGAGAGCTCGGTTGGCAGATGATCTGAATGAGAAGATTGCTCAGAGGCCTGGCCCTATGGAActggtagaaaaaaatattcttcctgtAGACTCCAGCGTTAAAGAAGCAATTATAG CAGTTGGACAAGAGAATTATCCTCAAGCTTTGGATGATTATTCATTTGATGAAGACAGCAGTGATGGTTTATCACCAGATCAGCCAGCCAGCCAAGAATCCCAGGGTTCAGCAGCTTCCCCTGGTGAGCCAAAAGCAAGTGACTCATCATCACCAATAACACCAAATGCTACTACGTCAGCACAG TATCCACCTTTAACCTCTCCAGTTCCTGACTTTCTCAAAACTCCCTCTACAATCGAACAGCAGGTCACACGTTCTACTGCTACAACCACGCTGGCGACAAATACTGTATCTGCAGCAAAGCCTGGGCCAACGTTAGTAAAG CAAAGCCACCCAAAGAACCCAAACGATAAGCATCGGAGCAAGAAATGTAAAGAACCGAAGCCAAGGGTGAAAAAACTGAAGTATCATCAATATATTCCACCTGATCAGAAAGGTGAGAAAAATGAGCCACAGATGGACTCCAACTATGCTCGTCTGCTACAACAGCAGCAACTGTTTTTGCAGCTGCAGATCCTGAGCCAACAGCAACAACACTACAACTACCAGACAATTCTACCTGCACCGCTGAA GCCACTGAATGACAAACAGAGTAGCAATGGGAATACGCCACTGAATACTTTGAACAACAGTACACCGACATCAGCTGCCAGCTCACCAAGACAGAACAGTAGTGTTCCTAGCCGGAAACCAGGACCTCTGCCTTCAAGCTTGGATGACTTGAAG GTAGCAGAGCTTAAAATGGAGTTGAAATTGAGAGGATTACCGGTGTCTGGAACAAAAACAGATCTTATTGAGCGTCTGAAACCCTATCAAGATCTTAATAACAATGGGGTTGCTACTAGTAGCTCTGTTACAGTAACCACTTCTACTGGGGCCACAGGTAACACTGGGGAGGTGACTGTGGCATTTCCTGTTGCAACACTAAATAAACCAGTGGCTAATACAATATCCAGCTTTCCTCCAGAAAAAACATCTACTGGACCTGGCTGCAAAGTagtaaatactgaaaacattaGCTCTCCTTTGCCTATATCTCCTTCCCCTTCAGAACAATCTAGTCTAAGCACAGATGATACTAGTATGGCAGATACTTTCACAGAAATGATGACCATGGTGTCACCATCCCAGTTCTTAAGTACTTCACCACTAAGAGCAAATATGAGTGAAGATAGTCAGAATCGCAGTAGTGGAAGCATCTCAACCATGGAGTTTGATGTCGCAGAAAAGGACCGCAAgcttcaagaaaaagaaaagcagattgaAGAGCTCAAAAGGAAACTGGAACAAGAGCAAAAACTTGTGGAAGTACTGAAAATGCAACTTGAGGTTGAAAAACGCGGACAACAGCAACAGTCTCAAGCTTCTGGTAACTCAGCTGCTTTGGAACAGAAACAATTCAGTGCTGCTGTCAAAGATGAAAATGCTCTTACTGCCTGTTCTAGTACAAGTCAATCTGTACCCGTAGCTAGTCATTCTTTAGGACAATCAGTATATACTAGTGGCCAGAATCCACTTGCCAAAAAGGCAGTTGTTATCAAGCAGGAGATACCTGTGGCCAAAGCTGAACCTCAGAATGCCATTTCTCAATTTTATGTTCATCCACAGAGGCAGCCGCAAACTGCCGTTGTTGCCCAACCTCAAGCTTTATTAACTACCCAAGGAACTGCGCAGCTGCTCCTTCCACTCTCTATCCAGGGACCGAATTCTACCGCTGCAGTGCAGCTACCAGTTGGAAATATAAAGTTGCAG GCTCAATCACAAGCTGGAATACAGACCCCATCACAAATACCTGCTCCTATTTCTTCCTCTGGCCTGGTCCAGACAGCACCTCAGATGCATACTCCACAATCAAACCAAAATACCATCACGCAGCATGCACTTGGTCAGACCCAACAAATCCGAAAG GTTTTTCCACCTACCACAtcaaatacagtattttcctATCAGACTGCACCAGTTACAACACCTTCACAatcttttattaataaaacatcAAACTCTAACATTCACAGTGGTGGCAATCAGGTTCCCTCTGTGCAGAATGGACCTGCTACTCATAATAAG CCTGGCTCTCCATCTCAAGCCCAGCCTTATATTGTTCAACAATCCCTCTTCAACAGCACAGTATCCAAGACAAAAGATCCCCCTCGTTATGAAGAGGCCATAAAACAGACTCGCAATATTCAGACATCACACCGTGAG CTTTCCAGCGCACAAAGTCAGCAGATGGACGATCTTTTTGATATTCTCATCAAGAGTGGAG AGATTTCCCTTCCAATAAAGGAGGAACCATCTCCCATTTCTAAAATGAGACCAGTAACAGCCAACATCACTACAATGCCAGTGAATACAGTGATATCCCGCCCACCACCACAAATCCAGATGGCCCCTCCTCCTGTGTCCTTAGAACCAACAACCAGCTTGTCTATAAGTTTGGAAAACCAACTTGAAGCCCTCTTGGATGGAACTTTACCATCAGGTAATGAAATGCCTCAACTGACAAGCAGTAATGAGGACAGAGagtcattttctttaattgaagACCTCCAGAATGATCTGCTTAATCACTCCAGCATTTTAGATCACTCTCATTCACCCATGGAAACATCTGACCCCCAGTTTACCACAAATAATTCTTGTCTGTCTCTTGACCTTCCCGATACAAATCTGGACAATATGGAATGGCTAGACATTACAATGCCCAGCTCCTCGTCTGGACTCACTCCTCTCAGTTCTACTGCCCCCAGCGTGTTTTCCACTGACTTTCTAGATCCACAAGATCTACAGTTGCACTGGGATTAA